A single window of Micrococcaceae bacterium Sec5.1 DNA harbors:
- the ilvD gene encoding dihydroxy-acid dehydratase yields MSDATQIATDTKPDIKPRSRVVTDGIHAAPARGMFRAVGMGDDDFAKPQIGVASSWNEITPCNLSLNRLAQGAKEGVHAGGGFPMQFGTISVSDGISMGHEGMHFSLVSREVIADSVETVMQAERIDGSVLLAGCDKSLPGMLMAAARLDLASVFLYAGSIMPGWVKLEDGSEKEVTLIDAFEAVGACAAGKMSMEDLTRIEKAICPGEGACGGMYTANTMACIGEALGMSLPGSAAPPSADRRRDDFARKSGEAVVNLLRLGITARDIMTKKAFENAIAVTMAFGGSTNAVLHLLAIAREAEVELTLDDFNRIGDKIPHLGDLKPFGRYVMTDVDKIGGVPVIMKALLDAGLLHGDCLTVTGKTLAENLASINPPDLDGKILRALDNPIHKTGGITILHGTMAPEGAVVKSAGFDADVFEGTARVFEREQGALNALDNGEIHKGDVVVIRYEGPKGGPGMREMLAITGAIKGAGLGKDVLLLTDGRFSGGTTGLCIGHVAPEAVDGGPIAFVQDGDRIRVDIGARSFDLLVDEAELEARKVGWEPLPAKFTKGVLAKYAKLVHSASTGAYCG; encoded by the coding sequence ATGAGCGACGCCACCCAAATTGCGACAGATACCAAACCGGACATCAAGCCCCGCAGCAGGGTCGTAACCGACGGAATTCACGCCGCGCCCGCGCGTGGCATGTTCCGTGCGGTGGGGATGGGGGATGACGACTTCGCCAAACCGCAAATTGGCGTCGCCAGTTCGTGGAATGAAATTACGCCCTGCAACCTTTCCCTCAACCGACTTGCGCAAGGCGCTAAGGAAGGCGTCCACGCCGGTGGCGGATTCCCTATGCAGTTCGGCACCATCTCCGTCTCGGATGGTATTTCCATGGGCCACGAGGGCATGCACTTCTCGCTCGTTTCCCGCGAAGTCATCGCCGACTCTGTCGAAACCGTGATGCAGGCCGAGCGCATCGACGGCTCGGTTCTCCTGGCTGGCTGCGACAAATCCCTTCCAGGCATGCTCATGGCTGCTGCCCGCCTGGACCTGGCCAGCGTATTCCTCTATGCGGGCTCCATCATGCCCGGTTGGGTCAAGCTCGAGGATGGCTCCGAGAAGGAAGTCACTCTGATTGACGCCTTCGAGGCCGTCGGCGCCTGTGCCGCCGGCAAGATGAGCATGGAGGACCTCACCCGTATCGAAAAGGCAATTTGCCCGGGCGAAGGTGCCTGTGGCGGTATGTACACGGCCAACACCATGGCATGCATCGGTGAGGCGCTGGGAATGTCCCTCCCGGGTTCGGCGGCTCCGCCCTCGGCAGACCGCCGTCGTGATGACTTTGCACGCAAGTCCGGCGAAGCCGTGGTGAACCTGCTTCGCCTCGGAATCACCGCCCGCGACATCATGACCAAGAAGGCGTTCGAAAATGCCATCGCCGTCACCATGGCGTTCGGCGGATCCACCAACGCAGTCCTGCACTTGCTAGCCATTGCCCGCGAAGCCGAAGTTGAACTGACCCTGGATGACTTCAACCGCATTGGCGACAAAATCCCGCACCTCGGTGACCTCAAGCCCTTCGGTCGCTACGTCATGACTGATGTGGACAAGATCGGCGGCGTGCCGGTCATCATGAAAGCGCTTCTCGACGCCGGGCTGCTGCACGGCGACTGCCTTACTGTCACAGGCAAGACGCTCGCCGAGAACCTCGCCTCGATCAACCCGCCGGACCTTGACGGAAAGATCCTTCGGGCACTGGACAACCCCATCCACAAGACCGGTGGCATCACCATCCTCCACGGCACCATGGCTCCGGAAGGGGCCGTGGTGAAGAGCGCCGGCTTCGACGCCGACGTCTTTGAGGGCACAGCCCGCGTCTTCGAGCGCGAGCAAGGGGCCCTTAACGCACTGGACAATGGTGAGATCCACAAGGGCGACGTCGTCGTCATCCGCTATGAAGGACCCAAGGGTGGTCCGGGCATGCGCGAAATGCTTGCGATCACCGGTGCCATCAAGGGCGCTGGACTGGGCAAGGATGTGCTGCTGCTGACCGATGGCCGCTTCTCCGGCGGGACCACCGGTTTGTGCATCGGCCACGTTGCGCCTGAAGCGGTCGACGGCGGTCCCATCGCCTTCGTCCAGGACGGTGACCGCATCCGTGTGGACATCGGGGCACGTTCATTCGACCTCCTGGTGGACGAAGCTGAGCTTGAAGCCCGCAAGGTTGGCTGGGAGCCCCTTCCAGCGAAGTTCACCAAGGGTGTTTTGGCCAAGTACGCAAAGCTGGTCCACAGCGCCTCGACCGGCGCTTACTGCGGCTGA